A genomic segment from Streptosporangium roseum DSM 43021 encodes:
- a CDS encoding BlaI/MecI/CopY family transcriptional regulator encodes MRGLGDLESAIMDRLWSYRRPASVRDVLEDLRREREIAYTTVMTVMDKLHTKGLLRREPVGRAYIYRTVATKEAYTAELMRATLASGGNQAATLVHFLERLSPEEAAALEAALKVYPPGSRA; translated from the coding sequence ATGCGTGGTCTGGGAGACCTGGAGTCGGCGATCATGGACCGGCTGTGGTCCTACCGCCGGCCCGCGTCGGTCAGGGACGTGCTCGAGGATCTCCGCCGCGAGCGGGAGATCGCCTACACCACCGTCATGACGGTGATGGACAAGCTGCACACCAAGGGCCTGCTCCGCAGGGAGCCGGTCGGCCGGGCCTACATCTACCGGACGGTCGCCACCAAGGAGGCCTACACCGCCGAGCTGATGCGCGCCACGCTCGCCTCGGGCGGCAACCAGGCGGCCACGCTGGTGCACTTCCTGGAGCGCCTCAGCCCGGAGGAGGCCGCCGCGCTGGAGGCCGCGCTGAAGGTCTATCCGCCCGGGAGCCGGGCATGA
- a CDS encoding TetR/AcrR family transcriptional regulator: protein MTTSRGRIDKRQAILRGAFAVFARQGYAQACVQEIADEAGVAKPTVYNHLTDKATLFRHAVQDAAQAALQQRLAALEPLVEPGDNLRDALEGVGHELLRLYCDEHSCALRRLLYSEIICFPDILDVVTESGPHRLTQALADRLARLILVGRLRAGDPDLAAEQLLALLVGPLEARSRMGTRLLGDDELWVVTRGAVDTFLQAYAPSDRQSII from the coding sequence ATGACCACATCGCGCGGACGGATCGACAAGCGGCAGGCGATCCTGCGGGGCGCGTTCGCCGTGTTCGCCCGGCAGGGCTACGCGCAGGCCTGCGTCCAGGAGATCGCCGACGAGGCGGGTGTGGCCAAGCCGACGGTCTACAACCACCTCACCGACAAGGCCACCCTGTTCCGGCACGCCGTCCAGGACGCGGCGCAGGCCGCTCTGCAGCAGCGCCTGGCCGCGCTGGAGCCGCTCGTCGAACCGGGCGACAACCTGCGCGACGCCCTCGAGGGCGTCGGCCATGAGCTCCTGCGCCTGTACTGCGACGAGCACTCCTGCGCGCTGCGACGGCTCCTCTACTCGGAGATCATCTGCTTTCCCGACATCCTCGACGTCGTCACCGAGTCAGGTCCGCACCGGCTCACCCAGGCACTGGCCGACCGGCTTGCCCGCCTCATCCTGGTCGGCCGCCTGCGCGCCGGCGACCCCGACCTGGCGGCCGAGCAGCTGCTCGCCCTGCTCGTCGGCCCCTTGGAGGCGCGCTCCCGCATGGGCACCCGACTCCTCGGCGACGATGAGCTGTGGGTGGTGACCCGGGGCGCCGTCGACACTTTCCTCCAGGCTTACGCCCCCTCTGACCGGCAATCGATCATCTAG
- a CDS encoding DoxX family protein, which produces MVHIIVTVLAAAWVAFSAYAILTRAAWVVQPLAAYGVPSSWWPWLGAAKAAGAAGLLVGLFVPVIGTLAGIGLVLYFVGAVITVLRARSYATVAYPLLYLVPVVAALALGATA; this is translated from the coding sequence ATGGTTCACATTATCGTCACCGTTCTCGCCGCCGCCTGGGTGGCCTTCTCCGCCTACGCCATCCTCACTCGCGCCGCGTGGGTCGTCCAACCGCTGGCAGCGTACGGCGTCCCGAGCTCATGGTGGCCCTGGCTCGGTGCCGCCAAGGCCGCGGGGGCAGCGGGCCTGCTGGTCGGCCTGTTCGTACCCGTGATCGGCACCCTGGCCGGAATCGGCCTGGTTCTGTACTTCGTCGGGGCCGTCATCACTGTGCTCCGTGCACGCTCCTACGCGACGGTCGCCTACCCGCTGCTGTACCTCGTGCCGGTTGTCGCCGCCCTCGCGCTGGGAGCCACCGCCTGA
- a CDS encoding sigma-70 family RNA polymerase sigma factor encodes MDEHQWLTERFAEQRSHLRAVAFRMLGSLSEADDALQDAWLRASRADVGQVQNIAGWLTTVVARVCLNMLRSRGNRHEEPLDIQTADPLLGPASTGNPEQEVVMADSVGVALLVVLDTLSPAERVAFVLHDLFAVPFEEIAPMLERSPEATRQLASRARRRVKGAAPAPHVDLTRRREIVEAFLSATLGRDFQALITLLHPDVMLRADKAVMLTAEPVVVHGAEPVAKGAMAAMQRAQFTGAALIDGAVGLVMAPHSHLRVALTFTIADGLITAIDVIAEPDRLDRLHLAVLD; translated from the coding sequence ATGGACGAACATCAGTGGCTGACAGAGCGGTTCGCCGAGCAACGCTCGCATCTCCGCGCGGTGGCTTTTCGGATGCTCGGATCGCTGAGCGAGGCCGACGACGCGCTGCAGGACGCCTGGCTGCGTGCCAGCCGCGCCGATGTCGGCCAGGTGCAGAACATTGCCGGATGGCTGACCACGGTGGTGGCTCGGGTGTGTCTGAACATGCTGCGTTCGCGCGGTAACCGCCACGAGGAGCCGCTGGACATCCAGACGGCTGATCCGCTGCTGGGCCCCGCCTCCACCGGGAATCCCGAACAAGAGGTGGTGATGGCCGACTCGGTGGGGGTGGCGCTGCTGGTGGTGCTCGACACCCTGAGTCCGGCCGAGCGGGTCGCCTTCGTGTTGCACGATCTGTTCGCCGTGCCGTTCGAGGAAATCGCCCCCATGTTGGAGCGTTCACCTGAGGCGACCCGGCAACTGGCCAGCCGTGCCCGCCGCCGCGTCAAGGGGGCCGCACCCGCGCCGCACGTCGATCTGACCCGCCGGCGGGAGATCGTCGAAGCCTTCCTGTCCGCCACTCTCGGCCGGGATTTCCAGGCGCTGATCACGCTGCTCCACCCCGATGTCATGCTCCGGGCGGACAAGGCTGTCATGCTGACCGCCGAGCCCGTCGTGGTCCACGGAGCCGAGCCCGTCGCCAAGGGCGCGATGGCCGCCATGCAGCGGGCCCAGTTCACTGGAGCCGCCCTCATCGACGGCGCCGTTGGCCTCGTGATGGCTCCCCACAGCCACCTGCGTGTGGCACTCACGTTCACGATCGCCGACGGCCTCATCACCGCCATCGACGTCATCGCAGAACCCGATCGTCTCGATCGACTCCATCTGGCAGTCCTGGACTGA
- a CDS encoding MerR family transcriptional regulator — MSRNADGLSIGDVAKATGLSVHALRFFEREELFIGPIPRTAGGQRVYGPADVEWLLLCNRLRESGMPIATLKEFARLVRSGRGNEAERLALLEEHERTVRDRIADLTASLEIIHGKVVTYRKHVEEGTAAGLWSPTPSA; from the coding sequence ATGAGCAGGAACGCGGACGGCCTTTCCATCGGAGACGTCGCGAAGGCGACCGGCCTGAGCGTGCACGCCTTGCGGTTCTTCGAACGTGAGGAGCTCTTCATCGGCCCGATTCCGCGCACGGCCGGAGGGCAGCGCGTCTACGGACCGGCGGACGTGGAGTGGCTCCTGTTGTGCAACCGGCTGCGAGAATCCGGCATGCCCATCGCCACCCTGAAGGAGTTCGCTCGGCTTGTCCGATCCGGTCGGGGCAACGAGGCGGAGCGGCTCGCGCTCCTGGAGGAGCACGAAAGAACCGTCCGGGACAGGATCGCCGATTTGACTGCCAGCCTGGAGATCATCCATGGCAAGGTCGTCACCTATCGCAAGCACGTCGAGGAGGGAACCGCGGCCGGACTCTGGTCTCCGACACCCTCCGCGTAG
- a CDS encoding SDR family NAD(P)-dependent oxidoreductase, with translation MKTLVITGGTDGMGRELARTYLRRGDTVVIVGREKDKALPGAHLIAADLSLVSENRRVIDEINATCPAVDALVLCARHFRSTRSVTAEGLEATFALEYLSRHLLSHGLTDLGVIVNVSGPGVPIGRIHWDDPMLDRGYDGVAAQMQAGRANDLLGAAFAAGRAASRTRYVLINPGPVSTAFRGEYDAVTAAHVESLKRYGAPVAEGVKPIIARIDDPPAAPLSAFMQSKPISLDHPSFSPEAAARLSDLTRHLLSSLEG, from the coding sequence TTGAAGACCCTCGTGATCACCGGCGGCACCGACGGGATGGGCAGAGAGCTCGCCCGCACCTACCTGCGCCGCGGCGACACCGTCGTCATCGTCGGCCGCGAAAAGGACAAAGCCCTCCCCGGCGCCCACCTCATCGCGGCCGACCTGAGCCTGGTCAGCGAGAACCGGCGCGTCATCGACGAGATCAACGCCACCTGCCCGGCCGTCGACGCACTCGTGCTGTGCGCTCGGCACTTCCGCTCCACCCGGTCCGTCACCGCCGAGGGACTCGAGGCCACCTTCGCGCTGGAATACCTGAGCCGCCACCTGCTCAGCCACGGCCTGACCGATCTCGGGGTCATCGTCAACGTGTCCGGACCCGGCGTCCCGATCGGCCGCATCCACTGGGACGATCCGATGCTGGATCGCGGCTACGACGGGGTGGCGGCCCAGATGCAGGCCGGGCGCGCCAACGACCTGCTCGGTGCCGCCTTCGCGGCCGGACGGGCGGCCAGCCGTACCCGATATGTCCTGATCAACCCCGGGCCGGTGTCCACCGCGTTCCGCGGCGAGTACGACGCCGTCACCGCCGCCCACGTCGAGTCGCTCAAGAGGTACGGCGCGCCGGTCGCCGAAGGCGTCAAACCCATCATCGCCCGCATCGACGACCCACCCGCCGCCCCGCTCAGCGCCTTCATGCAGAGCAAGCCGATCAGCCTGGACCACCCGTCATTCTCCCCCGAGGCCGCCGCGCGTCTCAGCGACCTCACCCGCCACCTGCTGAGCTCCCTGGAGGGCTGA
- a CDS encoding coiled-coil domain-containing protein, which produces MTAASRGIRRHDVLRALISALTAVILCACLASAGQADPKPSAKKLRKELAQLQKQSEAMITEYYNGRIELQKVEKTEKVARGNLKRAQQEFDRAAAEIRMLAVEQYRSGGMGVTLALLENPDPSAMLNRLALTQQIVSEQDAKLQGFAKVRDSHRGAQTMAEQRAAALRASLKKLDGQKKRAERLIGQIKDRIDQLYPTPGLRRADGTWVPQLPSGPDNITPRMRLVRQLIAQRFGPRFGIGCYRADGGIAGGGEHPLGRACDFMLSRGGGMPSGAETQRGHEIAAWAVKNARRLGIMYIIFRQRIWHVRTGSWRTMSDRGGTTANHFDHPHISVY; this is translated from the coding sequence GTGACGGCTGCGTCCCGCGGGATTCGACGTCACGACGTACTCCGAGCCCTGATCTCCGCGCTCACCGCCGTGATCCTGTGCGCCTGTCTGGCGTCGGCGGGTCAGGCCGATCCCAAGCCCAGCGCCAAGAAGCTCCGCAAGGAGCTGGCACAACTGCAGAAGCAGTCAGAGGCCATGATCACCGAGTACTACAACGGCCGGATCGAGCTGCAGAAAGTGGAGAAGACCGAAAAGGTGGCGCGGGGCAACCTCAAGCGCGCGCAGCAGGAATTCGACCGGGCGGCGGCGGAGATCCGCATGCTGGCCGTCGAGCAGTACCGCAGCGGCGGGATGGGCGTGACCCTCGCGCTGCTGGAGAACCCCGATCCGAGCGCCATGCTGAACCGCCTGGCGCTCACCCAGCAGATCGTGAGCGAGCAGGACGCCAAACTGCAGGGGTTCGCGAAGGTCCGTGACTCCCACCGGGGCGCGCAGACGATGGCCGAGCAGCGCGCCGCCGCGCTCCGCGCGTCGCTCAAGAAGCTCGACGGTCAGAAGAAGCGCGCGGAGAGACTGATCGGCCAGATCAAGGACAGGATCGACCAGCTCTACCCCACCCCGGGGCTCAGGAGGGCCGACGGCACGTGGGTTCCCCAGCTGCCTTCGGGCCCGGACAACATCACACCGCGGATGCGGCTGGTCCGGCAGCTGATCGCACAGCGCTTCGGCCCGCGGTTCGGCATCGGCTGCTACCGGGCCGACGGCGGCATCGCGGGCGGCGGGGAGCACCCCCTCGGCCGCGCCTGCGACTTCATGCTCAGCCGCGGAGGGGGCATGCCCTCCGGTGCCGAGACCCAGCGCGGGCACGAGATCGCGGCATGGGCCGTCAAGAACGCCCGGCGGCTCGGCATCATGTACATCATCTTCCGCCAGCGGATCTGGCACGTCCGCACCGGCAGCTGGCGGACCATGTCCGACCGCGGCGGCACCACCGCCAACCACTTCGACCATCCCCACATCTCGGTCTACTGA
- a CDS encoding RICIN domain-containing protein, with amino-acid sequence MAGPAHAAVASEVILTLPNDRSIEAKAVDLINKATGTIKVAAFAIKEDNGTEPNPIRVALAAAAARGVKVQLVIGGRYAAESSITQLQTAFNGTTSGIKKCGTVVGGDSGGGCFGTYDQHSKFIIFDQTDGVSNVILVTSQNWAKYAGGWSAANNAVVYGGLPWDSLFSANLRGFFTDLWTNTARDNNYWAQRGYVSSPNDSDVQFYPKSSGDPVVSLIKGTDCKDGANHGSIRIAVPDWSRESPPKRPVIAALASAVTRGCEVQVVTDESPSVITQLQAAGVTTWNDKATYTSTFVHSKYILVRDSYGAKTVWTGSPNMTNGSLRGADEVQLTLRKVGNTTVSGLYDAYNANFEAMKAHSRVELFPPSGSAGGAGGTYRYVNPVSGRCLDVAAAGVADGSNVQIWDCNLGDAQDWYFTPLGNNQYIVSVKASGQCLDVAGAGVANGTDVQQYPCDGNPAQIWEQQPV; translated from the coding sequence ATGGCAGGACCGGCCCATGCCGCGGTCGCGAGTGAGGTCATCCTCACCCTGCCGAACGATCGCTCCATCGAGGCGAAGGCGGTGGACCTGATCAACAAAGCCACCGGAACGATCAAAGTCGCGGCCTTCGCCATCAAGGAGGACAACGGCACCGAGCCCAACCCGATCCGCGTCGCCCTGGCCGCGGCGGCCGCACGAGGCGTCAAGGTACAGCTCGTCATCGGCGGACGGTACGCCGCCGAGAGCTCGATCACCCAGTTGCAGACCGCCTTCAACGGGACGACGTCGGGGATCAAGAAGTGCGGGACGGTGGTCGGCGGTGACAGCGGCGGCGGCTGCTTCGGCACCTACGACCAGCACAGCAAGTTCATCATCTTCGACCAGACGGACGGGGTCAGCAACGTCATCCTGGTGACGTCGCAGAACTGGGCCAAGTACGCGGGCGGCTGGAGTGCCGCCAACAACGCCGTCGTCTACGGCGGGCTGCCGTGGGACTCGCTGTTCTCCGCCAACCTCCGCGGCTTCTTCACCGACCTGTGGACGAACACCGCCCGTGACAACAACTACTGGGCCCAACGTGGATACGTCAGCTCCCCCAATGACTCCGACGTGCAGTTCTATCCCAAGAGCAGCGGCGACCCGGTCGTCTCCCTCATCAAGGGCACCGACTGCAAGGACGGCGCCAACCACGGCAGCATCCGCATCGCCGTCCCGGACTGGTCCCGCGAGAGCCCGCCCAAGCGTCCCGTGATCGCCGCGCTCGCCTCCGCGGTCACCCGCGGCTGCGAGGTCCAGGTCGTGACCGACGAGAGCCCTTCCGTCATCACCCAGCTCCAGGCGGCGGGCGTGACGACCTGGAACGACAAGGCGACCTACACGTCCACCTTCGTCCACTCCAAGTACATCCTGGTCAGGGACTCGTACGGAGCGAAGACGGTCTGGACGGGCAGCCCGAACATGACCAACGGCTCACTCCGCGGCGCCGACGAGGTGCAGCTGACGTTGAGGAAGGTCGGCAATACGACCGTGTCCGGTCTGTACGACGCCTACAACGCCAACTTCGAGGCGATGAAGGCCCACTCGCGGGTCGAGCTGTTCCCGCCCTCCGGATCGGCCGGCGGGGCAGGTGGCACCTACCGGTACGTCAACCCCGTCAGCGGCAGGTGCCTGGACGTCGCCGCCGCCGGCGTGGCCGACGGGAGCAACGTACAGATCTGGGACTGCAACCTGGGTGACGCCCAGGACTGGTACTTCACCCCCCTGGGAAACAACCAGTACATCGTCAGCGTCAAGGCCAGTGGCCAGTGTCTCGACGTCGCCGGGGCCGGCGTCGCCAACGGCACGGACGTCCAGCAGTATCCCTGCGACGGCAATCCCGCCCAGATCTGGGAACAGCAACCCGTCTGA
- a CDS encoding DHA2 family efflux MFS transporter permease subunit has protein sequence MDPRLLAMIAVILLGGLLGILNSTMAAVATGTLATAFDTSLSTIGWASTGFLLAVTATIPFTTWAVDRFGGKRLWLAGLAVFVVGSLAAGLAWNVGSLIAFRALQGVGAGILDPLVLILLARAAGPRHAGRVMGLMGVVLSLGPVLGPVAGGAVLNALNWRWMFLLSVPVGVLAYLLARRVVPDETPADHARTRLDVLGLALLAPGFAALVLALSQSAEQGGQVALPLVAGAALLAGYAVHALRARRVPPLIEPRLFAGRGFVAGVTIMGLGGLANFATLFALPLYYQQVHGHGVLAAGLLMAPAGLGGAIAMPLAGRLSDRFGARGLATAGAILAGLSALAFTRIGAGTAEIWPVLAALAIGLGMGCFSAPTMGSLYRSLPGPLVAQGSSVLYMLNQLGAALGVAVVTLVLQIAGDPIVGFHGIFWLALAMLVIILTVIPLLPSREPALTGKASP, from the coding sequence TTGGATCCCCGACTCCTGGCGATGATCGCCGTGATCCTGCTCGGCGGGCTGCTCGGCATTCTCAACAGCACGATGGCGGCCGTGGCCACCGGCACCCTGGCCACCGCCTTCGACACCTCGCTCAGCACCATCGGCTGGGCCTCGACCGGCTTCCTGCTCGCCGTCACCGCCACCATCCCGTTCACCACCTGGGCGGTCGACAGGTTCGGCGGCAAACGGCTCTGGCTGGCGGGCCTGGCGGTGTTCGTGGTGGGCTCGCTGGCAGCGGGGCTGGCGTGGAACGTCGGCAGCCTGATCGCCTTCCGGGCCCTTCAGGGCGTCGGCGCCGGGATCCTGGACCCGCTGGTGCTGATTCTGCTGGCTCGCGCCGCGGGACCGCGACACGCGGGACGGGTGATGGGGTTGATGGGAGTGGTGCTCTCGCTGGGGCCGGTCCTCGGGCCGGTCGCGGGCGGCGCCGTGCTGAACGCCCTGAACTGGCGCTGGATGTTCCTGCTCAGCGTGCCCGTCGGCGTGCTCGCCTACCTGCTCGCGCGGCGCGTGGTACCCGACGAGACACCTGCGGACCACGCGCGGACCCGGCTGGACGTCCTGGGCCTGGCCCTGCTCGCCCCCGGTTTCGCGGCTCTGGTGCTGGCCCTGTCGCAATCGGCCGAGCAGGGCGGGCAGGTCGCCCTTCCGCTGGTCGCAGGCGCGGCACTGCTTGCCGGCTATGCCGTGCACGCGCTGCGGGCCCGCCGCGTGCCGCCCCTGATCGAGCCCAGGCTGTTCGCCGGCCGCGGTTTCGTCGCCGGCGTCACCATCATGGGGCTCGGCGGCTTGGCCAACTTCGCCACACTGTTCGCCCTGCCGCTGTACTACCAGCAGGTGCACGGGCACGGCGTGCTGGCCGCCGGGCTGCTGATGGCTCCCGCGGGCCTGGGCGGGGCGATAGCCATGCCGCTGGCCGGACGGCTGTCGGACCGGTTCGGCGCCCGCGGCCTGGCCACGGCGGGCGCGATCCTGGCCGGGCTCAGCGCGCTGGCCTTCACCCGCATCGGTGCCGGCACCGCCGAGATCTGGCCGGTGCTGGCCGCGCTGGCGATCGGGCTCGGCATGGGCTGCTTCAGCGCCCCGACCATGGGGTCGCTCTACCGCAGCCTGCCCGGCCCGCTGGTGGCGCAGGGCAGCTCCGTGCTCTACATGCTCAACCAGCTCGGCGCCGCACTGGGCGTCGCCGTGGTCACGCTCGTCCTGCAGATCGCCGGCGACCCGATCGTCGGCTTCCACGGCATCTTCTGGCTCGCCCTCGCGATGCTCGTGATCATTCTCACCGTCATCCCCCTCCTGCCCTCTCGTGAACCCGCCCTGACCGGAAAGGCATCCCCTTGA
- a CDS encoding SDR family NAD(P)-dependent oxidoreductase, which produces MAITQHKVGSGFNAHSTADEVLAGIELAGKNVLITGGYSGLGLEATSALARAGAHVIVPARRPAVATEALCGIPRTEVRELDLADPDSIRTFSDRFLETGRPLDIVIDNAGVMAYPNTPVGPGWEAHFAINHLGHYALVNRLRPALAPTGARVVSVASSGHFLSDIRWDDPHFRHGYDHWLAYGQSKTANALFAVHLDALGAAGGVHAFAVHPGSILTPLQRRIPREQQIAQGWITPEGRQADGFKTPVQGAATAVWAATSPLLDEYGGAYCQDCDIAEPATTDDMLVGGVKTWAIDPDSAARLWALSGELTGLDCFS; this is translated from the coding sequence ATGGCAATCACGCAACACAAGGTCGGCTCGGGATTCAACGCGCACAGCACGGCGGACGAAGTCCTGGCCGGCATCGAGCTGGCCGGCAAGAACGTCCTGATCACCGGCGGCTACTCAGGTCTTGGACTGGAGGCCACGAGCGCGCTGGCCCGCGCGGGGGCGCACGTCATTGTGCCCGCTCGCCGTCCCGCCGTGGCGACGGAGGCGCTGTGCGGCATTCCGCGGACGGAGGTGCGGGAACTCGACCTGGCGGACCCCGACAGCATCCGGACGTTCAGTGACCGGTTCCTGGAGACCGGGCGGCCCCTCGACATCGTCATCGACAACGCGGGTGTCATGGCCTACCCGAACACGCCCGTCGGTCCAGGTTGGGAAGCACATTTCGCCATCAACCACCTCGGGCACTACGCCCTGGTCAACCGCCTGCGCCCGGCCCTGGCCCCTACCGGGGCGCGAGTGGTGTCCGTCGCCTCGTCCGGGCACTTCCTGTCGGACATCCGCTGGGACGACCCGCACTTCCGCCACGGCTACGACCACTGGCTCGCCTACGGGCAGTCCAAGACGGCCAACGCCCTGTTCGCCGTCCATCTCGACGCCCTCGGTGCGGCCGGTGGCGTGCATGCCTTCGCGGTGCACCCGGGCAGCATCCTCACCCCGCTGCAACGGCGCATCCCCCGCGAGCAGCAGATTGCCCAGGGCTGGATCACCCCGGAGGGCCGCCAGGCCGACGGCTTCAAAACCCCGGTGCAGGGTGCGGCGACGGCTGTATGGGCGGCCACGTCACCTCTGCTCGACGAGTACGGCGGCGCCTACTGCCAGGACTGCGACATCGCCGAACCCGCGACCACCGACGACATGCTCGTCGGCGGTGTCAAGACGTGGGCGATCGATCCCGATTCCGCAGCCCGGCTATGGGCCCTCTCCGGCGAACTCACCGGGCTGGATTGCTTCTCCTGA
- a CDS encoding FUSC family protein, which yields MPPVFRRAAGRLTDAAPGWLVETVRPAPAALRWEPMLRMAVAVTTPLLVGLAAGQIALGLLPAMGAMSTAMADRGGSYRARIILMCAAGSAGALGYLTGALARGQGWWTVLVVVAVSLVSALLSTGGGAGSAAGLQLLVMTVLGTGIPLPGPPGPHALMFLLGALWTLALALVHWPAHPRAAEEAAVIAVYRALSRLFADRGPGALTAFDTALKNGYDTVLSARSAAAGTDPERTRLVALLNQASLIRNALISLCQEEREPPGDLAAAVEEVADSLAGGPEPHALRHAYDSPALRALHSSMQGAVELASGGDIAADQVPYEPVGYRRRLRALWEKMWYGHLTRVYTIRLSLCMGVAGAVSEFGWFERSYWVMLTVALVLKPDFGSVFARAVQRALGTLAGTLIGTVVLLSVPYGPALLIPIAVFAALMPYGMQRNWGLMSAFQAPLVLLLVDLLTRGGPRLAEVRLVDTLAGCVIVLLLGYLPWPASWEAPVGPRFADAVSATAHYIRHAFDPRDPGRALLRRKAYDALADLRTVFQRAVTEPRVVSRRVTTWMPAMTALERVADVTAATVARTEHGVPPPSDAAVEALVTSLEGIAADVRAGRTPRKPELADEETLERVNSAVHGLRDTVSGEHPDAGGGDGRDGT from the coding sequence ATGCCACCGGTCTTCCGGCGGGCCGCCGGCCGACTGACCGACGCCGCCCCGGGCTGGCTGGTGGAGACGGTACGGCCGGCGCCGGCGGCGCTGCGCTGGGAGCCGATGCTGCGCATGGCCGTGGCCGTGACCACCCCGCTCCTGGTGGGGCTCGCCGCCGGGCAGATCGCACTCGGCCTGCTGCCCGCCATGGGGGCCATGTCCACCGCCATGGCCGACCGGGGCGGATCCTACCGGGCCAGGATCATCCTGATGTGCGCGGCCGGTTCCGCCGGCGCGCTGGGGTACCTCACCGGCGCCCTGGCCCGCGGCCAGGGCTGGTGGACCGTCCTGGTCGTGGTGGCCGTCTCGCTGGTGTCCGCGCTGCTCAGCACCGGGGGAGGCGCGGGTTCGGCGGCAGGGCTCCAGCTGCTCGTGATGACCGTGCTCGGCACCGGCATACCGCTGCCCGGACCGCCCGGCCCGCACGCGCTGATGTTCCTGCTGGGCGCGCTGTGGACCCTCGCGCTGGCGCTAGTCCACTGGCCGGCGCATCCCCGGGCCGCCGAGGAGGCCGCGGTCATCGCGGTCTACCGCGCCCTCTCCCGGCTGTTCGCCGATCGCGGCCCCGGCGCCCTGACGGCGTTCGACACCGCTCTCAAGAACGGCTACGACACCGTGCTCAGCGCCCGCTCCGCGGCGGCGGGGACGGATCCCGAGCGCACCCGCCTGGTCGCCCTGCTGAACCAGGCCTCGCTGATCCGCAACGCGCTGATCTCGCTCTGCCAGGAGGAGCGCGAGCCGCCCGGGGATCTGGCGGCCGCCGTGGAGGAGGTCGCCGACTCCCTCGCCGGCGGGCCGGAGCCGCACGCGCTGCGGCACGCGTACGACTCGCCCGCCCTGCGCGCCCTGCACTCCAGCATGCAGGGCGCCGTCGAGCTGGCCTCCGGCGGTGACATCGCGGCCGACCAGGTGCCCTACGAGCCGGTCGGGTACCGCCGGCGGCTCCGGGCGCTGTGGGAGAAGATGTGGTACGGGCACCTCACCCGCGTCTACACCATCCGGCTCTCGCTCTGCATGGGCGTCGCCGGCGCGGTGAGCGAGTTCGGCTGGTTCGAACGGTCCTACTGGGTGATGCTGACCGTCGCGCTGGTGCTCAAGCCCGACTTCGGGTCGGTGTTCGCGCGTGCCGTGCAGCGCGCGCTCGGGACGCTCGCGGGCACGCTGATCGGCACCGTGGTGCTCCTCTCGGTGCCGTACGGCCCGGCGCTCCTGATCCCGATCGCCGTCTTCGCGGCGCTCATGCCGTACGGCATGCAACGCAACTGGGGCCTGATGTCGGCCTTCCAGGCTCCGCTGGTCCTGCTCCTGGTGGACCTGCTGACGCGTGGCGGCCCGAGGCTGGCGGAGGTCCGGCTGGTCGACACCCTGGCCGGATGCGTGATCGTTCTCCTGCTGGGGTATCTGCCGTGGCCGGCGAGCTGGGAGGCGCCGGTCGGGCCGAGGTTCGCCGACGCGGTGTCGGCCACCGCGCACTACATCCGGCACGCCTTCGATCCACGCGATCCCGGCAGGGCGCTGCTCCGCCGCAAGGCCTACGACGCCCTCGCCGACCTGCGGACGGTCTTCCAGCGGGCGGTGACCGAGCCGAGGGTGGTCAGCCGCCGCGTCACCACCTGGATGCCCGCGATGACCGCGCTGGAACGGGTGGCCGACGTGACCGCGGCCACGGTCGCGCGCACCGAACACGGGGTACCGCCGCCGTCGGACGCCGCCGTCGAGGCTCTGGTGACGTCCCTGGAGGGCATCGCGGCCGACGTACGCGCGGGACGGACGCCGAGAAAGCCCGAGCTCGCCGACGAGGAGACCCTGGAGCGGGTGAACTCCGCCGTCCATGGCCTGCGCGACACCGTGTCGGGGGAGCACCCTGACGCCGGCGGCGGGGACGGCAGGGACGGAACGTGA